AGCTCGGCCTGCAAAACCTCTGGGTCCAGCTCGGCATACGCAACGACCCAGCCGCCATCAAGGCCGAAGCCGCCGGCATCTCCGTCGTCATGGACCGCTGCATCCTCATCGAACACGCCAACCTCTTCGGCAGCAAAGCCCGCGTCGCCTGACTTGTCACTACATTGTTGAATCTCTGCGCCTTCAGCTTCTGCACTCACGCGAGGCCTCTAAAATAGCTCCATGACTTCCGGACGCATAGCGTCGTCGCAGCGAGCCTTCCTAAACTGCCTGCTCCTTCTGCTCGCGCCTCTCTGCGCGCTATCGGCCCACGCCCAGATCCCCGAGGTCGGCGACGGCGGCCCCGGCCCCGTCAAAGCCCAGCACCTCACCGCCGAAATCACCTCGCTCTCTCCGCAGATCACCCCCGGCGGCACGCAAACCATCGGCCTCGTCCTCACCATCGAGGAGCACTGGCACGTCTACTGGATCAACGCCGGCGACTCCGGCGAGCCGCCCGCCATCAAGTGGACCCTACCCAAAGGCTTCACCGCCGGCCCCCTGCAGTTCCCGCCGCCCCAGCGCCTCCCGCTCGGCCCGCTCATGGACTTCGGCTACGAGGACCAGGTCGCCTTCCCCATCACCGTCACCGCGCCCGCCAACGCCAAACCCGGCAAAACGCACTTCGACGCCCACGTCACCTGGCTCGTCTGCGCCCAGGTCTGCCTCCCCGGCAAAGCCCACCTCGGATACGACATGAACGTCGTCAACGGGCCGCTTCCGCCCCCTCCCGTCGTCGGCGCCCTCGGCGAGTCCATCAAGTCTCTCCCCAAGCCGCTGCCGTCCGACATGTCCGTCTCGGCAATCGGCGACTCCAAACACATCCAGCTCACGCTGAAGACCGGCTCCCACGAAACCGACGCCGAGTTCTACCCCTTCGACCCCGAGATCATCGAGAACGCCGCCGACCAGCAGGTCGAAGCGCTCCCTGACGGCGCACGCATCACCCTGCAGCGCGCCCACGACTCCCTCTCTCTGCCCAAATCCGTCCACGGCCTCGTCGAGCTCTCCAGCACCGAAAGCTACGAATTCACCACCCCCGTCACACCGGGCGCCATCACCTCAAACCTCACCCCAGCCGCCAAAGCCGCCAAGCAAACCACCCCCGCTGACGTCACCGTCTTCGGCGCCATCGGCCTCGCCTTCATCGGCGGCATCATCCTCAACCTGATGCCGTGCGTCTTCCCCGTGCTCTTCCTCAAGGGCCTCGCGCTGCTCAACTCCTCCAACGAAGAAAAGCACCGCCAGCGCGCGCACGGCCTCGTCTACACGCTCGGCATTCTTGTCTCCTTCTGGATCATCGTCGCCGTTCTCCTCATCCTCCGAGCCGGGGGCCGGGAGCTCGGCTGGGGCTTCCAGCTTCAGTCGCCCGGCTTCGTCGCCGTGCTCGCCTCGCTCATGTTCTTCCTCGCGCTCTCGCTCGCGGGCCAGTTCGAGCTCGGCCTTTCCCTCACCTCCGCGGGCGGCGGCCTCGCCCAGAAGCAGGGCTTCGCCGGCAGCTTCTTCACCGGTGTCCTCGCCACCGTCGTCGCCACGCCCTGCATGGCCCCGCTCATGGGAGCCGCCGTCGGCTTCGCGCTCTCCCACTCCGCCGTGATGACCTTCATCGTCTTCACCGCGCTCGCGCTCGGTCTTGCGCTCCCCTACCTCGTCCTCACCATGCAGCCGCAGTGGACCAGCATCCTTCCCAGACCCGGCGCGTGGATGGAGACCGCCAAACAGCTCACCGCCCTCCCGCTCTTCGCCTGGGCGCTATGGCTGGTCTGGGTCTACGGACACCTCTACGCAAACGAAGGCGTCGACCGCGTGGCGAGCCTTCTCGCCTGCTTCCTCATCCTCGCCATCGCGGGCTGGTGCCTCGGTAAGTGGCCTGCAAAATGGGGATCGGCCATCGCAGCCGTCATCCTCATCCTCTGCGCCCTCGCGCTTCCGCTCCGCAAGCCCAAGGCCGAAACCATGGCCTGGCAGCCCTACACGCCCGCAACCTTCCAGGCCGCCCGCGCCTCCGGCAACCCCGTCTTTGTGGACTTCACCGCCGACTGGTGCCTCAGCTGCAAATTCAACGAAGCCACCGTTCTCCGCTCCTCCGAGGTGGAACAGAAGCTCCGCGACGACCACGTCCAGCTCCTCAAAGCCGACTGGACCCAGTACGACCCCGAGATTACCCGGCAGCTCTCCGCCGTCGACCGCTCCGGCGTGCCCACCTACGTCATCTACCCTGCCGGCGCCAACTCCAACGCCGACGTCCTCCCCGAGCTCCTCACCAAGGACATCGTCCTCAAAGCCCTCGAAAAGGACGCCCACTCCTAAGTTGTTCTTGCCCCCGCTGCTGTTCTCGCCGTCATCCTGAGCGAAGCGAAGGATCCCTGTATTTGCCTTTGCCTTTGCTGTTGCCTTTCTTTCTGTCATTCCCGAAGGGAATCTGCTTTTGCTTTTGCCCTTCCGCTCCCGCCACGCCCCAGGGCTTTAGCCCTGGCTCTGCCCGAGGTATGCTTTCCCAACAACAATGA
This Acidobacteriaceae bacterium DNA region includes the following protein-coding sequences:
- a CDS encoding protein-disulfide reductase DsbD domain-containing protein, translated to MTSGRIASSQRAFLNCLLLLLAPLCALSAHAQIPEVGDGGPGPVKAQHLTAEITSLSPQITPGGTQTIGLVLTIEEHWHVYWINAGDSGEPPAIKWTLPKGFTAGPLQFPPPQRLPLGPLMDFGYEDQVAFPITVTAPANAKPGKTHFDAHVTWLVCAQVCLPGKAHLGYDMNVVNGPLPPPPVVGALGESIKSLPKPLPSDMSVSAIGDSKHIQLTLKTGSHETDAEFYPFDPEIIENAADQQVEALPDGARITLQRAHDSLSLPKSVHGLVELSSTESYEFTTPVTPGAITSNLTPAAKAAKQTTPADVTVFGAIGLAFIGGIILNLMPCVFPVLFLKGLALLNSSNEEKHRQRAHGLVYTLGILVSFWIIVAVLLILRAGGRELGWGFQLQSPGFVAVLASLMFFLALSLAGQFELGLSLTSAGGGLAQKQGFAGSFFTGVLATVVATPCMAPLMGAAVGFALSHSAVMTFIVFTALALGLALPYLVLTMQPQWTSILPRPGAWMETAKQLTALPLFAWALWLVWVYGHLYANEGVDRVASLLACFLILAIAGWCLGKWPAKWGSAIAAVILILCALALPLRKPKAETMAWQPYTPATFQAARASGNPVFVDFTADWCLSCKFNEATVLRSSEVEQKLRDDHVQLLKADWTQYDPEITRQLSAVDRSGVPTYVIYPAGANSNADVLPELLTKDIVLKALEKDAHS